The genomic stretch TTCACCGTGCGCTCGAAGTCCAGGGCCTTGGCGGGGATGAGGCCCTGGTCGTGGTACATGGCGAGCACCACGTCATAGGGGAAGTGCTCCACGCGGGCGAAGAGCCCATCCGCCGCCAGGGGGCCGTGCGCGTCCACGCGCTGCCGGCGCGCGAGCTTGATGGCGGGGGTGATGAACTCCACCTCCTCGCGTCCCAGCAGGCCGCCTTCTCCCGCGTGGGGGTTGAAGCTCAGCACGCCGATGCGCGGCGCGTGGCCCACCACGGGCGCGAGGCTCGTGGACAGCAGCTTCAGTTGCGCCACCAGCCGCTCCACCGTCAGCAGCCGGGGCACGTCCGCCAGGGGCACGTGGTTGGTCGCCAGCGCCACGCGCACACGCGGACCATCCATGAGCATCAGCACCTCGCGGCCGAACGCCTCCGCCAGCACCTCCGTGTGGCCCATGAAGGGGATGCCCGCGCGGGAGATGCCTTCCTTGGACACCGGCGCCGTGCACAGCGCGTCCACCCGTCCCGCGCGCGCCGCCTCGATGGCCGCCTGGATGTAGGCGTACTGGGCCTTTCCTCCCTGGCGCGTGGGCTTGCCGGGCTGGCGCTCCTTCTCTCCGAGCTCCGTCACCACGCACACCGTGGGCCGTGATGGACGCTCCAGGGTCTCGGGCGTGGCGCGCGCGTACGTGCCGAAGAGGGCGAAGCGCTCGAGCGCCGGCCCATCGCCGAACACCACGGGCACCAGGGCACGGCGCACCCGGGGCAGCGCGAGTGCGGCCGCGGTCACCTCCGGGCCAATGCCCGACACGTCCCCGAGCGAGATGCCGACGACGGGACGCGCACCTTCACGGGGACTGTCGGTCCGGGGGCTCAGATCTTCGTCTCCACGGAGGCCTTCTGCCGCAGCTCCTGCACGTACTGCTCCACGTACTTCTCCGTCTTCTGCAGCTTGAGCCGCGTCTCCAGCTCGTTCTTCACCGTCTCGAAGGGGGCCACGTCCACGGCGCGCTTCTCCTCGACCTTGAGCACGTGCCAGCCGAACTGGGTGCGCACCGGCTCGCTCACCTCGCCCTCGCCGAGCGAGAAGGCCACGCGCTCGAAGGCGGGCACCATCACCCCGCGCCGGAAGAAGCCCAGGTCGCCGCCGTCGGACGCGCTCGGGCCCTCGCTCTTCTCGCGCGCGAGCTGCGCGAAGTCCACGCCCGGCTTGCGCGCCTGCTCGGCCAGGGCCGCCGCCTTGACGCGCGCCGCCTCCACCTGCGCGGGCGTCGCCTTGGAGTCCACCTGCACCAGGATGTGCCGCGCGTGCACCTCGGCGTCACCCGACTCCATCTTGGTGTACTGGGTGTAGGCCGCCTTGAGGTCCTCCTCGGACACCTTCACCTTGGAGCTGACCTTCATCTGCACGAGCTTCATGCGCGACATCTGCTTGCGCAAAAACTCCTTGTACGTCGCGACGTTGAAGCCCTCGCCAGCCAGGAGCTGGTTGAACTGGGTGTCGTCGGTGACGTTGTTCTGCCGCTTCACGTCCGACACCGCCGCTTCCAGCTCCGCGTCCGTCACGCCCAGGCCCAGCTCGCGGATCTGCTCCTCCATCAGCTTCTCGCCGATGAGCGAGTCCAGGGCCTTCTTCATCACCGCCGCGCGGGCCTCGGCGCGCTTCTGCGTGTCGCGCTCGCCCGCCAGCCGCGCCAGCTCCGGCGCCGCGCGCTTCTCCACCTCGGACTGGGTGATGATGTCGCGATTGACCACCGCCGCCACGCGATCCACCAGCTCCGCGCGCGCCGCGGCGCCGTTGAGCAGCAGCACCGCCACCATCGTTCCAAGCCACTTCTTCATCGCCTGTCCTCCGTGTCTCTCTCGTGGGGAGCCTTCGCTCAGGGCCGGGTCGTCGTCTGGGTGACGGGCCGGCCGCGAATGGCCTGCAGCGTGGGCTCGTTCACCCACACCTGGGCCTTGCTCCGCAATTCCTGTTCGTACTTCGCCTGTGCCTCCGCGCGCCGCTGCGCGAGGAGCTTCGCTTCCACCTGGGCACGCACCTCGACGAACTCCAGCTTGCGCCCCGGCTTCTTCTCCAGCACGCGGAACAGGTGGTAGCCGTACTCCGTCTCCACCACGTCCGACACCTGGCCGGGCGAGAGCGAGAACACGACCTCGTCGAAGGCGGGGGGCATCTGCCCGCGGGGGAAGAAGCCCAGGTCCCCGCCCACCTTCGCGTCCGCGCTCAGCGAGTACTTGCGCGCCAGTTCCGCGAACTTCTTGCCCGTCTTGAGCTGGACTTGCAGCCGCCGCGCCTCCTCCATGGTCTTCACGACGATCTGCGCGGCGCGCACCTGCTCGGGCGAGGAGTACTCCGCCTCGTGCTGGGCGTAGGTGTCGCGCAGCTCCTCCTCCGTCACCGCCACGCGGGTGTACACCTCGTTGGCGAAGAGCTTCTCGATGGTGAGGCGCGCGGCCTCGTTCTTCTTGAGCTCCGCCATGGAGAGCTGGCCCTCGGCGAGCACGTCGTTGAAGTTGCCCGCGGGGTAGTCGCTCGACAGGCGGAGCACGCCCCGGTCCACCTCGTCGGGCGTCACGGTGATGTTGTGGGCGCGCGCCTCCTGCAGGAGCACCGTGCGGGAGATGAGCGTGTCGAGCAGCGCGCGCTTGTAGGGCTCCACCTCCTCGGGCGAGGGCTGCTGGCCGGACTCGGTGCTCGAGGCGATGAACTCCCGCTCCAACTCCCGCTCGAAGTCGGCGCGGGAGATGACCTCGCCATTGACGGTGGCCACCGCGAGCGCGTCCGGCTCCTCCTTGTCCTTCTGGGTGCAGCCGGCGAGCCCCACGGCGAGCGCCAGGGTGGTGGCGAGCACACGGGGCACACGGAGGAGGGCCGGGCGGAAGGGGAGACGGCTCGGGAGAGTCATGGCGGCGTCACCTGGACGGACGGAAAGGGGGCGGGAAGGCTACCGGGGGCGGGACCACTCGCGGGCCGCACGGGGGCGTTCAGGTCCACGTGCACCCGCGCGAGCGCGGCGGCGTCCACCGTGAGGGCCGCGCGGTGCTCGAGCTCGGAGATCCACTCCGTCCAGGCGCGGGCGCGCTGCTCCTGGGCGAGCCGGCCGGACAGGGCGACGCGCACGTCCTCGAGTGTCTGGTTCAACGCCGGCTGGTGGCCGGTGAGCTGGAGCACGTGCAGTCCGGTGTCCGTCCGCACCACGCCGCTGAGCGTCCCCGGGCCGGTGGGCACGAGCGCGCGCGCGGCCTCGGCCACCTCGGGCCCGAAGTCCCGCGCGAGCTCCTCGAACGAGCGGTAGCGCAAGTCCCCATCCAGGGGCTGGGTGCGCGGTTCCTCGCTGTGGGCGCGCGCGAGCCGTCCGAAGGCGGCGAAGTCCGTGGGTGGCAGCGCGCGGGCCTCGGCGAGCAGCTTCCCGGCCGTCTCATGCGCACGGGCCACCCGGGCCGCGTCCGAGCGGGGCGCCGCGAGGAAGAGGTGCGAGAGCCGTACCTGCTCCGGGCGCACGTAGTCCTCGCGGTGCCGGGCGTAGGCGTCGGCGAGCTGGGCCTCGGACACGGGCGGGAGGGCGTCGTCGAGCCGCGCGCGCATGAGCCGGGACACGAGCGCCCGCTTGGTGGCCGCCACCACCTCGGGGTCGTCCTGCAACCCGCGCGCGAGCGCCTCCTGGACGAGCAGCTCGTAGCGCGCGAGGCCCTCGACGTACTCGCGCTTGCGCTCCAGGGTCTGGTAGCGCTCGCGCTGCGCGGGGCTCATCTCCTCCAGACGCTGGCGCAGCTCCTCGGCCGTTACCTGGTCTCCGCTCCAGGAGACGACGGGCGTGCCTCCGGGCGCGCGGGTATGGCGCAGGTCCACCCGGGCCTGGCCTGGAGCGGGGCTCCGCTCGCAGCCCACGAGGGCCAGCACGGCGAGGGTGGAGAGGCGGAGGGCGGGGGACATGGACGGGGAGGGGTTCCGGTGTGGGTAGCACGCCCGGAAGGAGGGGACAACGGGGCGGCCCTTCCGGCCCGGTCACGGTCCCGTTCCGGCCCCTCAAACCCGGGTCGCGTGTGTCGACAGGAACGCTTCCACCAGGGGGAAGATTTCGTCCGGCGCCCGGCGTCCGAGCACCAGGTCCGCGTGCCCGTAGTCCTCGGCGAAGCCATGCCCTCGCCCGGCCACCACCAGCTTCACCGGGCCTCCCAGGTGCTCCTGGGCGCGCGCCACGGCGAGCGGCGGGGCGAGCAGATCCTTGCTGCCGGCGATGAGCATCACCGGCAGCTTCGCCCCGGCCAGGGGCTTGCGGTAGCAGGTGCCGTCCGCCATGCAGAAGGAGTCGGTGGTGATCCACTGGGCGAACTGGCGCGCCACCCCTCCGGAGATGTCCGAGGGCATGTTGGCCAGGCACCGGCGCACCACGTCCGGGTGCATGTTGTCCGCCAGCATCATGTAGCGGGTGAGGGGCCCCGGGGGCGCGCCGAACAGGGCGATGCCGGTGATGCGGCGCATGGGAATGGACTTGAGCCGCAGGAGCGGCTCGATGCGCTGGATGAAGTGCTTGAGGCCCGGCTGCACCGCGAAGGTGAAGGGACTGCCGATCGCCACCGCGGCGCGCACGGGCACTTGCGGGTTTCGCGCCAGGTGGCCGTAGAGCGTCAGCCCACCCTTGGAATGCCCCACCCAGAGAACTTCCTTGGCCCCCGTGGACAGCACGGTTCGCACCGCGCAGCGCACGTCGTGCTCGGCGAGATCATCGAAGGAGAACTCCCCGCAGGGGCCCGCCAGCCCCCGGCCGCGCAGCTCCATCACCCACGTCTCGAAGCCCGCCCGGGCCAGGTAGCGCGCCAGGCTGTAGCGCTCGTCGAAGTCCATGTGGAAGCGGTTGACGCCCAGTCCATGGCACAGGATGACGGGCTCGGCGAAGCGGCGCTCGCCCCGGGGGTGATAGCGGCCCAGCGCCACCGCGGCCCCGTCGTCCGTGGGCACCCGGTACAGCTCGTCCGGCTTGAAGGGCAGCGTGAGCAACCCTTCTCCCTCGCGATTCACCGCTCGCGAGAAGAGGTCGGCCATCCGCGTCAGCCTGGGTCCGTTTCGGTTCGTCACCTGGGAACTCTAACGCCCTTCCCGTGCGGGCTCCGTGGAAATTTACACACTCCCCCCAATCGGCAAGGCGGTTGCAGGGTATCCCACCCATTCAAACCGGGAGGCGGGTAGATGCGGCAAAAGCCGAGCTTTGCGGAAAAGTTATCCACCATGGAGGTCGCCCTGGTGCCCACGGATACCGTCTTGAGGGCCTTGGGGGTGATGGAGCGCTACCGTGTGCGATTGCTGCCCGTGCTGGGAGAGGCGGGGCGGATGGTGGGGCTGCTCAGTCGAGAGCACGTGATGTCGGCGTGGGAGGTGGATCCCCTCCTGCCCGTGTCGTTGGTGATGGCGGCGTGCGGGGCCCCGCGTCCGCCTGAGCCCCGGCTGGTGTCATGGTGAGCCACCGGGTGGGAAAAGTGGGCGGCCATGTGGGAAGGCGCGTGCGCTATGCTACCCGGCGCCGTGTCCGGAGCCTGGGTCGTCTACATGGTGTGCTGTCGGGACGGGACGCTCTACACGGGGGCGACCAACCACCTGGAGCGCCGTCTGGCCACCCACAACCGGGGGCGAGGCGCCGCCTACACCCGGGCGCGCCTGCCGGTGACGCTCGTGTGGAGCGAGCCCGCGGTGGACCGGAGCGCCGCCCTGCGCCGGGAAGCGGCGCTCAAGCGGTTGTCTCGCGCCGCGAAGTTGCGCCTTGTTCACCAGGCGTCAAATGATCCCGGGTCCAATTAGACCTGACCCCTGGTCGTGTGACCTTGCGCCCCGACGCGCCCCTCTCCCGGGGGGCTTGGGCGTCGTGGGATGCGCATGGGATTGGCGGACGAAGGGTTCACTCCGGGTATGCCGGGACCCGAGACATCTCAGCGGGAGGCGCGGCTGGCGGACGAGCAGCGCCTGCTCTACGCGGCCTCGGTGACGTGGGTGTGTTTCTGGAGCGCCGACGTGTTGTCGGTGCTCCGGCCGACCTGGGACACGTTGGTGCTGCGCCTGCTCTGGGCGGCGCTGACGGTGCTGTCGGGCTGGCTGTTGCCCCAGGTGGGTCCGGTGGGGCGCTCGGCGCTGCGGATCTTCGCCGGGGTGATCCTGCCCAACGTGTTCTTCGGCCTGGCCATCCACCGGTTGGGAGGCTCGAGCAGCCCCATCTTCGACTGGCTGTGTCTGATGCCCGCGGTCACCCTGTTGTTGGGCCGGGGCCTGTGGCATGGGGCGATGAGCACCCTGTTGATGCTGCTGTTGGCGAGCGCGATGCTGTGGGAGGAGGGCGCGCCCGCGGAGCGGTATCTGTCGTGGCTGCCGATGCTGACCGTGGAGGCGGTGGGCATCCAGGTGACCTTCTTCTATCAGCGGTTGTTGCTCGAGCGGGCGAAGGCCGCGGCGGAGCAGAAGCTGGCGCGGCGGGCGCTCGACGAGTCCAACGAGCGGGCGCTGCGCGCCGAGCAGATGGCGCAACTGGGGCAGTTGGCGGCGGGCGTGGCCCACGAGGTGCGCAACCCCCTGGCCTATGTGCAGGCCAACCTGCGCTTCCTCCAGGAGGAGGCCCGGCCCTCGCGGGCGGAGAGCGACGCCGAGTACGCCGCCGCGCTCCAGGAGACGCTGCTCGGCGTGGAGCGCATCCATCAGATCGTGAAGGATCTCACGGCGCTGTCGCGCTCGGAGGAGCCCGCGCCCGTGGGCCAGTGCGACCTGAGGCCGGTCATCGACACGAGCGTGCGGCTGGCCTCGGTGCGGCTCAAGACCCTGGTTCGCCTGGCGGTGGAGGTGCCGGAGACGCCGAGGGCGCGGGCCGAGCCGCGCCGGCTGGGGCAGGTGCTGCTCAACCTGCTGCTCAACGCGGCGGACGCCATCGAGGAGGCGAAGGTGCCCGACGGGCGGGTGGCGCTGCGGGTCCAGGTGGACGAGGAGCGGGTGCGGGTGCTGGTGGAGGACAACGGGCCCGGCATCCGGGCCGAGCACCTCTCGCGGTTGTTCACGAGCTTCTTCACCACGAAGGCGCCGGGCAAGGGCACGGGGCTGGGGCTGGCGCTGTCGCGGCAGTACGTGGAGTCCTTTGGCGGCACGCTGCGCGCGGAGAACCGCTCCGAGGGCGGCGCGCGCTTCATCGTGGAGCTGCCCGCGGCCTGAGGGCCTCAGCCGCCCACGGCCTGGCCGAGCGTGGCGAGCACCTCGCGGGCTTCCACCACCATCGCCAGGACGAGCTCGGCGGCCGGGCGCAGCTCGTGCACGTTGCCGCAGGCCTCGCCCACCGTCAGGCCCATCTGCTCGAAGTCGCCCTCGGTGTGCACGGTGGGCAGGAGCGCGGAGAAGCGGGGCAGGGGCACGCGCTGGCCTCCCAGCAGCGTGTGACCGATGGGCTCGGATGCCGGCAGTGCCAGGGCCTCGGCTTCCCGGCCGGCCCACTCGCGCACCGCGCGGTTGCGCAGTACGCGCATGGCCTGGCCGGGCCACTCGGGGCCGAAGAGGGTGGTGCGCACCGTGTCGCCCACGCCCGCGGCCAGCACCCGGCGCTTGTACTCGTCATGGGCCTGGGCCTCCACGCTGGCCAGGAAGCGGGTGCCACACCACACCGCCTCCGCCCCGAGCGCCAGCGCCGCCAACAGCCCGCGGCCATCCACGATGCCTCCGGCGGCGATCACCGGCAGCGGCGCCACCGCCGCGCGCACCGCTGGCAGCAGCGCGAAGGTGCTCGCCTCCGCGCGGTTGTGCCCGCCGGCCTCCGCTCCCTGCGCGATGATCGCGTCGGCTCCCAGGGCCGCCGCCTCGCGCGCCTCCGCCACCGAGCCCACCTGGATCCACACCCGCGTGCCCGCGCCCCGCAGCCGCTCCACGTGCGCGCGCCGGGGAAGGGCCCAGAAGAACACCACCACCGC from Cystobacter ferrugineus encodes the following:
- a CDS encoding sensor histidine kinase is translated as MRMGLADEGFTPGMPGPETSQREARLADEQRLLYAASVTWVCFWSADVLSVLRPTWDTLVLRLLWAALTVLSGWLLPQVGPVGRSALRIFAGVILPNVFFGLAIHRLGGSSSPIFDWLCLMPAVTLLLGRGLWHGAMSTLLMLLLASAMLWEEGAPAERYLSWLPMLTVEAVGIQVTFFYQRLLLERAKAAAEQKLARRALDESNERALRAEQMAQLGQLAAGVAHEVRNPLAYVQANLRFLQEEARPSRAESDAEYAAALQETLLGVERIHQIVKDLTALSRSEEPAPVGQCDLRPVIDTSVRLASVRLKTLVRLAVEVPETPRARAEPRRLGQVLLNLLLNAADAIEEAKVPDGRVALRVQVDEERVRVLVEDNGPGIRAEHLSRLFTSFFTTKAPGKGTGLGLALSRQYVESFGGTLRAENRSEGGARFIVELPAA
- a CDS encoding GIY-YIG nuclease family protein, with the protein product MLPGAVSGAWVVYMVCCRDGTLYTGATNHLERRLATHNRGRGAAYTRARLPVTLVWSEPAVDRSAALRREAALKRLSRAAKLRLVHQASNDPGSN
- a CDS encoding peptidylprolyl isomerase, producing MGERAHAAGHSRPARHPDDDPALSEGSPRERHGGQAMKKWLGTMVAVLLLNGAAARAELVDRVAAVVNRDIITQSEVEKRAAPELARLAGERDTQKRAEARAAVMKKALDSLIGEKLMEEQIRELGLGVTDAELEAAVSDVKRQNNVTDDTQFNQLLAGEGFNVATYKEFLRKQMSRMKLVQMKVSSKVKVSEEDLKAAYTQYTKMESGDAEVHARHILVQVDSKATPAQVEAARVKAAALAEQARKPGVDFAQLAREKSEGPSASDGGDLGFFRRGVMVPAFERVAFSLGEGEVSEPVRTQFGWHVLKVEEKRAVDVAPFETVKNELETRLKLQKTEKYVEQYVQELRQKASVETKI
- the pdxA gene encoding 4-hydroxythreonine-4-phosphate dehydrogenase PdxA, yielding MSGIGPEVTAAALALPRVRRALVPVVFGDGPALERFALFGTYARATPETLERPSRPTVCVVTELGEKERQPGKPTRQGGKAQYAYIQAAIEAARAGRVDALCTAPVSKEGISRAGIPFMGHTEVLAEAFGREVLMLMDGPRVRVALATNHVPLADVPRLLTVERLVAQLKLLSTSLAPVVGHAPRIGVLSFNPHAGEGGLLGREEVEFITPAIKLARRQRVDAHGPLAADGLFARVEHFPYDVVLAMYHDQGLIPAKALDFERTVNVTLGLPVPRTSPDHGTAYDIAGKGRANSVPMVEALLKAARLAPPGRSTRSRAARPGRT
- a CDS encoding NAD(P)H-dependent flavin oxidoreductase, with the translated sequence MKTRLTQQYGLDVPIISAGMAFLAGPSLAAAVSNAGGLGTLGGAMLPPPALGAMVRATRELTARPFGVDLIGDFVEDAHIEVLAEERVAVVVFFWALPRRAHVERLRGAGTRVWIQVGSVAEAREAAALGADAIIAQGAEAGGHNRAEASTFALLPAVRAAVAPLPVIAAGGIVDGRGLLAALALGAEAVWCGTRFLASVEAQAHDEYKRRVLAAGVGDTVRTTLFGPEWPGQAMRVLRNRAVREWAGREAEALALPASEPIGHTLLGGQRVPLPRFSALLPTVHTEGDFEQMGLTVGEACGNVHELRPAAELVLAMVVEAREVLATLGQAVGG
- a CDS encoding peptidylprolyl isomerase; translation: MTLPSRLPFRPALLRVPRVLATTLALAVGLAGCTQKDKEEPDALAVATVNGEVISRADFERELEREFIASSTESGQQPSPEEVEPYKRALLDTLISRTVLLQEARAHNITVTPDEVDRGVLRLSSDYPAGNFNDVLAEGQLSMAELKKNEAARLTIEKLFANEVYTRVAVTEEELRDTYAQHEAEYSSPEQVRAAQIVVKTMEEARRLQVQLKTGKKFAELARKYSLSADAKVGGDLGFFPRGQMPPAFDEVVFSLSPGQVSDVVETEYGYHLFRVLEKKPGRKLEFVEVRAQVEAKLLAQRRAEAQAKYEQELRSKAQVWVNEPTLQAIRGRPVTQTTTRP
- a CDS encoding peptidylprolyl isomerase; amino-acid sequence: MSPALRLSTLAVLALVGCERSPAPGQARVDLRHTRAPGGTPVVSWSGDQVTAEELRQRLEEMSPAQRERYQTLERKREYVEGLARYELLVQEALARGLQDDPEVVAATKRALVSRLMRARLDDALPPVSEAQLADAYARHREDYVRPEQVRLSHLFLAAPRSDAARVARAHETAGKLLAEARALPPTDFAAFGRLARAHSEEPRTQPLDGDLRYRSFEELARDFGPEVAEAARALVPTGPGTLSGVVRTDTGLHVLQLTGHQPALNQTLEDVRVALSGRLAQEQRARAWTEWISELEHRAALTVDAAALARVHVDLNAPVRPASGPAPGSLPAPFPSVQVTPP
- a CDS encoding CBS domain-containing protein is translated as MEVALVPTDTVLRALGVMERYRVRLLPVLGEAGRMVGLLSREHVMSAWEVDPLLPVSLVMAACGAPRPPEPRLVSW
- a CDS encoding alpha/beta hydrolase; translation: MADLFSRAVNREGEGLLTLPFKPDELYRVPTDDGAAVALGRYHPRGERRFAEPVILCHGLGVNRFHMDFDERYSLARYLARAGFETWVMELRGRGLAGPCGEFSFDDLAEHDVRCAVRTVLSTGAKEVLWVGHSKGGLTLYGHLARNPQVPVRAAVAIGSPFTFAVQPGLKHFIQRIEPLLRLKSIPMRRITGIALFGAPPGPLTRYMMLADNMHPDVVRRCLANMPSDISGGVARQFAQWITTDSFCMADGTCYRKPLAGAKLPVMLIAGSKDLLAPPLAVARAQEHLGGPVKLVVAGRGHGFAEDYGHADLVLGRRAPDEIFPLVEAFLSTHATRV